One stretch of Methyloversatilis sp. RAC08 DNA includes these proteins:
- a CDS encoding site-specific integrase, translating to MRAYITGDQNDFAIDEKFIQKHISQGHQRQSECRRCAEKSREYEITSTWFNNRAAVLYWSRHEAHVLKGELNSSEIPDEIRSLPADFLRQMHQIFNDAPPLPKKDRRARHSKRRDLKYAPSGWRESLLKEPSLRKHKLSFALSAVTGCRPGELVENFKITLTKSEIEFEISGLKVTEYSGQPYRKIAYSLPRPPNLFLDMIISVVKGVLRGAEGVVEIKSCSAKKYSAAITCASLRLGWGGKRGLSAYCLRHAFSSDLKAAGKSRQDIAKALGHSSEKTQSCYGQARMSSGGGVVPDRIDAERSVKPLASDVATRLGGGKPVLRVRR from the coding sequence TTGAGAGCCTATATAACAGGAGATCAAAATGACTTCGCCATCGACGAAAAATTTATACAAAAACATATTTCTCAGGGTCATCAGAGGCAATCGGAGTGTCGCCGATGTGCTGAAAAAAGCCGGGAATACGAAATCACAAGCACGTGGTTCAACAACAGGGCGGCGGTCCTGTATTGGAGCCGACATGAAGCTCATGTTTTAAAAGGTGAACTAAACTCATCTGAGATACCTGATGAGATTCGATCCCTGCCTGCTGATTTTTTACGGCAGATGCACCAAATATTTAACGACGCACCTCCACTTCCAAAAAAAGACAGGCGGGCAAGACATAGCAAACGTCGGGACCTTAAATATGCACCGTCGGGTTGGCGTGAGTCGCTTCTAAAGGAGCCAAGTCTTAGAAAGCACAAACTATCTTTTGCTTTGAGCGCCGTCACTGGATGTCGGCCAGGTGAGCTAGTCGAAAACTTCAAGATAACACTCACAAAATCGGAAATTGAATTTGAAATCTCTGGGCTCAAGGTAACAGAGTATTCCGGGCAACCTTATCGAAAAATCGCCTACTCGCTTCCAAGGCCTCCAAATCTATTTTTAGATATGATTATTTCAGTAGTCAAAGGTGTTTTAAGGGGCGCTGAGGGCGTGGTAGAAATCAAGTCATGCAGTGCGAAGAAATATAGCGCTGCCATAACGTGTGCCTCGTTGCGTTTAGGTTGGGGAGGGAAGCGCGGGCTGTCTGCTTATTGCTTAAGACACGCGTTTTCAAGTGACTTGAAAGCTGCCGGTAAGTCACGACAGGACATTGCGAAAGCGCTTGGACATTCCTCCGAGAAAACTCAAAGTTGCTATGGACAAGCACGAATGTCGTCAGGCGGCGGCGTAGTGCCCGATCGGATTGATGCTGAAAGAAGCGTGAAGCCGCTCGCTTCTGATGTAGCGACTCGCTTAGGCGGCGGAAAACCTGTACTTCGGGTTAGGCGGTGA
- a CDS encoding metallophosphoesterase family protein: protein MKSRSILLFGDVHGRFDQAIHEALARRPAGVVFLGDIEPTRSMCEILAPLKEEGIQTWWIRGNHDTELVTTWLNLLTALDENLDQRVVEMKGIRLAGFGGVFRKTVWSPDLQQFDGKTASFKSFKEFATQRILATPNPARFKEQGITAEQAVASLDDPLFHANVLFGSEILHLSSIFPEDFERMANLQTDVLITHEAPSCHPYGHIGIDHLARAMGAKLVVHGHHHDSLDYSAEQKRMGFACVGVGFRGIAELDLDSLEVRVVRQGEYDVERAGRMRSSLMNTDDEL from the coding sequence ATGAAATCGAGATCCATCCTCCTTTTTGGGGATGTTCATGGGCGGTTTGACCAAGCCATCCATGAAGCGCTGGCGCGTCGTCCCGCTGGTGTCGTCTTTCTGGGCGACATCGAACCCACGAGGAGCATGTGCGAGATCCTTGCTCCACTGAAGGAAGAGGGCATTCAAACCTGGTGGATACGCGGCAACCACGACACAGAACTCGTCACCACGTGGCTCAACCTCCTCACCGCGCTGGATGAAAACCTCGATCAGCGCGTGGTTGAAATGAAAGGCATCCGACTCGCGGGCTTCGGGGGTGTTTTCCGAAAAACCGTCTGGTCGCCGGATTTGCAGCAATTCGACGGCAAAACAGCGAGTTTTAAGAGCTTTAAAGAGTTTGCCACGCAACGAATCCTCGCCACACCCAACCCGGCCCGGTTCAAAGAGCAGGGGATCACCGCTGAACAAGCCGTCGCTTCCCTTGACGATCCCTTATTCCACGCAAACGTGCTCTTTGGTTCGGAAATCCTCCATTTATCAAGCATCTTTCCGGAAGATTTCGAACGAATGGCCAACTTGCAGACGGATGTGCTGATTACCCACGAGGCGCCGAGTTGCCACCCCTACGGTCACATCGGTATCGATCACCTTGCCCGGGCCATGGGCGCAAAACTCGTCGTCCACGGCCACCACCACGACAGCCTGGACTACAGCGCTGAGCAGAAACGGATGGGATTCGCATGCGTGGGCGTGGGCTTTAGAGGCATCGCAGAACTCGACCTCGACAGCCTGGAGGTCCGCGTGGTCCGACAAGGTGAGTACGACGTGGAGCGCGCGGGTCGGATGCGGTCATCCCTCATGAACACGGATGATGAACTATGA